Proteins found in one Plasmodium relictum strain SGS1 genome assembly, chromosome: 13 genomic segment:
- the GDH1 gene encoding NADP-specific glutamate dehydrogenase, putative — MHNNRDKTGRFVLIDKTSSNYEALIDQEMINIYERVKKMDPNQKEFLQAFHEVLFSLKPLFMEEPKYLPIIEMISEPERAIQFRVCWLDDNGVQRKNRAFRVQFSSILGPYKGGLRFHPSVNLSIVKFLGFEQVLKNSLTGLSMGAGKGGSDFDPKGKSDNEILKFCQSFMNELYRHIGPHTDVPAGDIGVGGREIGYLFGQYKKLVSDFNGTLTGKNVKWGGSNLRVEATGYGLVYFVLEVLKSLNIPIHNQTAVISGSGNVALYCLEKLLQLNVKVLTLSDSGGYIYEPNGFNNDNLKFLLELKEERKGRIKEYLIHSPTAKYYSNEKPWAIPCTLAFPCATENEIDIDDAKILHKNGCILVGEGANMPTTTEAISYFKKNNIIFCPSKAANAGGVAISGIEMAQNFQFSQWTRETVDEKLKEIMRNIFISCSENALKYTNNKYDLQTGANIAGFLKVADSYIEQGCF, encoded by the coding sequence ATGCACAATAATAGAGATAAAACAGGAAGATTCGTACTGATAGATAAAACTAGCTCAAATTATGAAGCCTTAATTGACCAAgaaatgataaatatatatgagcgtgtaaaaaaaatggacCCAAATCAGAAAGAATTTTTACAAGCATTTCATGaagtattattttctttaaaaccTTTATTTATGGAAGAGCCAAAATATTTACCAATCATTGAAATGATATCAGAACCTGAACGTGCAATACAATTTCGAGTTTGCTGGCTAGATGATAATGGCGTACAAAGAAAAAATCGTGCTTTTCGTGTGCAATTCAGCAGCATACTGGGACCTTATAAAGGCGGATTAAGATTTCATCCATCAGTAAATTTGTCtattgtaaaatttttgGGTTTTGAGCAAGTTTTAAAAAACTCATTAACGGGTCTATCCATGGGCGCAGGAAAAGGTGGATCTGATTTTGACCCCAAAGGGAAATCagataatgaaattttaaaattttgcCAAAGTTTTATGAACGAATTATATAGACATATTGGTCCTCATACAGATGTACCTGCTGGAGATATTGGTGTAGGAGGAAGAGAAATTGGATATTTATTTGGCCAATATAAAAAACTTGTAAGCGATTTTAATGGAACACTAACAggaaaaaatgttaaatgGGGAGGATCAAATTTAAGAGTGGAGGCTACAGGTTATGGTTTagtttattttgttttagaAGTTTTAAAATCTTTAAATATTCCCATACATAATCAAACAGCTGTTATCAGTGGTAGTGGTAACGTTGCTTTATATTGTTTAGAAAAGTTATTACAATTAAATGTTAAAGTTTTAACCTTAAGTGATAGTGGAGGTTACATATATGAGCCAAATGgttttaataatgataatttgaaatttcttttagaattaaaagaagaaagaaaaggaagaattaaagaatatttaatCCATTCACCCACAGCAAAATATTATTCAAATGAAAAACCATGGGCAATTCCATGTACACTAGCTTTCCCATGTGCAACCGAAAATGAAATAGACATTGATGATGcaaaaatattacataaaaatgGATGTATTTTAGTAGGTGAAGGTGCTAATATGCCAACAACAACCGAAGCTATTAgctactttaaaaaaaataatattattttttgtccTTCAAAAGCTGCTAATGCTGGAGGAGTTGCGATCAGTGGTATTGAGATGGCTCAGAATTTTCAATTTTCTCAATGGACAAGAGAAACAGTTGATGAAAAACTAAAAGAAATTAtgagaaatatatttatatcatgCTCTGAAAATGCTCTAAAATatactaataataaatatgatttaCAAACAGGTGCTAATATAGCTGGATTTTTAAAAGTTGCTGATTCTTATATTGAACAAGGttgcttttaa
- the MCA3 gene encoding metacaspase-like protein, putative has product MGYSISSNNEETNEEIYMYSNKKNTLLNNFSNIKEYKTKSFNLEKLIKEDKLKLNRKNNSIKTNNINIKNIRDKGYNADKNQDISRNNENKNDLKKIVNLKIREFTSNGVITSRILKKSNTIKKDINNFEKNVNKNNNLKIGIINEYRNKNEKSTKMTKCNTSNNLLYTYMNNKDIYKNKNIYDNHLLNFGNESVNNFGKYAFENKNITLESSKLNDNKKVQNFKLNNNLNNNTRENISNKNDCGDELNKSHINKCNSSIIFGNVNNSIINNNSTKIMFNKFNENLVNDYSNYHNGNNILFPNENAKMSYYNNFTYNDNILVNKKNCEDNNFDLYNNNNNNNNNHSENNNNNNNNNNSNSYNVNNNESEQKKMMDYNLYITTYLNMKNKLNSYKAKTDELNMKTKLKDSDYCKYLSHNNTVNKIEFLEKKIKNKISDQMDLNSQKNVCRNADFFNSNDTNKYVSSFHYNENVDDPNNFYISNILKEKIKKKNKHNLTVSQDFTIKKKEDILNFNKNIQYDLNSKKYNSLKYDNDSTYTDIHDYLNCLRNRRGVNTGVDDINAFCEYNNCENKKVTKNNIVESNLDNEEDYAKKNDIINMNNSKKKLLYIRLDDNENNCLDEKNHNYYMNIKMSKQECAAPHANMRNNYDHINNFKNVNNVNNDKYLIDSSHILLNENILNDNIVGINPILREETNNYNYLSYCNYLKRSSELDEKDNNNNITKKIIMYNDSDKNFNINNFEEKNHTSSSVSTYSSLNSNHIIKMNNENFSKCNKNINAVNLKNMNEINYGNKNKIKYKIINNSTYNDRKYNESNNYAFSEDIYFPSGNVIEGSLNNFLRDDYCAFDKNINKEKLKRINCIKNNYMPNDPLYISKDKKSEIYNNDKAKLLENNKKNDAMLHKNYTTNNFIIENENKVNLSCTNMNTINIPLNRNNATNNGLNKKFIPNCNIINNTNILNNKVADNISHTCIINKSIHSNSNNKLPNTCILKSTMHNGNIALNKNNISAIATNNNSLSNNISNKDVYNTCDILNGKMINNNTVILSNTMNNNILYNNKKTTLKVSKNENENFLSKEDLLNLTRTKGNNKEKELELCKSVNNSRVCNYLRNVDTKSLPKFHRTVSLRNLNLKKKKPVTATQENINNFKEDTFEIDTKYIVKKAVVIGCNYVNDEKTRLYGCVNDAYVFCRALVKYFDFTPENILLLTDSLPSDAYIYEDFDINRKKYIKETNNSSSDSEQNAKRNIFNLFNKSGMKYQNKKNVDINSCNSCKNFDIKNVDISSHNINLNLWPTRINILKAVNWLVRDSTPFGSYVFYFAGKSVQVDNMSGWEGEGYDEAFLCSDPFNKNSEHNVITAVQLKDLLLSVNSNSQMTIILDCSGGQTILDPAGTENSWSYIKGCKQKGIWPITNPTDKVHKAIYDITILNNSAMKKYFCKSRFSELIEVESTSAMIDPLLQSISSLPIAPKAYCLCAATWEQISIEGLFPIIEFARVTQLKKFNDYNDKKKNITKKKKKNSKEILSDVQRLNKKKSFYEKNFNFSLSMMKVFFNSNKKYSTEDKNSNKFEEKDKSMKLCADNSNKNDLRDSICSDSDSNSYMSSNTEDSGENANEDKDDNYILVSHGVFTYCFIEAIMEFKEKELKNNIFEKNNQAFLPMTLKNLINLIQQKIQNVKNNKLKKLNQKPEFTIHPGANASINNYFVHYSKNIHFQNNKCNFINSDLFPFLNVNKAWEEINKNTLRHKKSLSLSSTLINSASSKYFTEQKNQIKNSYSLRY; this is encoded by the coding sequence ATGGGTTATAGTATAAGTTCGAACAACGAAGAaacaaatgaagaaatatatatgtatagtaataaaaaaaacactttattaaataatttttcaaatataaaagaatacaAAACTAAAAGTTTTAATCTTGAAAAGCTTATTAAAGAGgacaaattaaaattaaatagaaaaaataactCCATTAAaactaataatattaatattaaaaatataagagaTAAAGGTTACAATGCAGATAAAAATCAGGATATCTCaagaaataatgaaaataaaaacgatttaaaaaaaattgtaaatttaaaaatacgaGAATTTACTTCAAATGGAGTTATTACAAGTagaattttaaagaaaagtaacacaataaaaaaagatataaataattttgaaaaaaatgtaaataaaaataacaatttaaaaataggaataataaatgaatatagaaacaaaaatgaaaaaagtacTAAAATGACAAAGTGTAATACaagtaataatttattgtatacatatatgaataataaagatatatataaaaataaaaatatatatgataatcATTTATTGAATTTTGGAAATGAATCAGTAAACAATTTTGGAAAGTATGCTTttgaaaataagaatattaCACTTGAATCAAgtaaattaaatgataataaaaaagtgcAAAATTTTAAACTTAATAACAAtctaaataataatactagAGAAAATATAAGCAATAAAAATGATTGTGGtgatgaattaaataaatcacATATTAATAAATGTAATTCATCAATAATTTTTGGTAATGTAAATAATAgcattataaataataatagtaccaaaattatgtttaataagtttaatgaaaatttggTTAATGACTACTCAAATTACCACAATggtaataatattttatttcctaACGAAAATGCAAAAATGTCTtactataataattttacatacaatgataatattttagtgaataaaaaaaattgtgaggataataattttgatttatataataataataataataataataataatcatagtgaaaataataataataataataataataataattcaaattcTTACAATGTAAACAACAATGAAagtgaacaaaaaaaaatgatggattataatttatatattactaCATATTTAAacatgaaaaataaattaaattcttATAAAGCTAAAACGGATgaattaaatatgaaaacaaaattaaaagacAGTGATTATTGCAAATATTTATCACATAATAATACggtaaataaaatagaatttttagaaaaaaaaataaagaataaaatatctGATCAAATGGATTTAAATTCTCAAAAAAATGTTTGTAGAAATGcagatttttttaatagtaatGACactaataaatatgtatCATCTTTTCATTACAATGAAAATGTAGATGATCCAAATAACTTTTATATaagtaatattttaaaagaaaaaataaaaaaaaagaataaacatAATTTAACAGTAAGTCAAGACTTTaccataaaaaaaaaagaagatattttaaattttaacaaaaatattcaaTACGACTTAAACagcaaaaaatataattcctTAAAATATGACAATGACTCTACCTATACCGATATACATGATTATTTGAATTGTTTAAGAAATAGAAGGGGTGTTAATACTGGAGTGGATGATATAAATGCATTTtgtgaatataataattgtgagaataaaaaagttacaaaaaataatattgttGAATCCAATTTAGATAATGAGGAAGATTATGccaaaaaaaatgatattataaacatgaataatagtaaaaaaaaacttcTTTATATTAGATTAgatgataatgaaaataattgttTAGATGAAAAGAATCATAATTATTacatgaatataaaaatgagtAAACAAGAATGCGCTGCACCTCATGCTAATATGCGTAATAATTATgatcatataaataattttaaaaatgtaaataatgtaaataatgataaatatttaattgattcATCACATATactattaaatgaaaatatctTAAATGACAATATCGTTGGAATAAATCCTATTTTAAGAGAGGaaacaaataattataattatttaagttattgtaattatttaaaaagatcATCAGAATTAgatgaaaaagataataataataatattacaaaaaaaattattatgtatAATGACTCtgataaaaatttcaatataaataacttcgaagaaaaaaatcataCGTCATCGAGTGTATCAACATATTCATCTCTAAATAGTAatcatataattaaaatgaacAACGAGAATTTTAgcaaatgtaataaaaatataaatgctgtaaatttaaaaaatatgaatgaaataaattatggaaacaaaaataaaataaaatataaaataattaataatagtaCGTATAAtgatagaaaatataatgaatcgAATAATTATGCATTTAGTGAAGATATTTATTTTCCAAGTGGAAATGTTATAGAAGGatcattaaataattttctacGTGATGATTATTGTgcttttgataaaaatattaacaaagaaaaattaaaaagaattaattgcATTAAAAATAACTATATGCCAAATGATCCGCTTTATATAagtaaagataaaaaaagtgaaatatataataatgataaagcaaaattattagaaaataataaaaaaaatgatgctatgttacataaaaattatacaactaataattttattatagaaAATGAGAACAAAGTAAATTTAAGTTGTACAAATATGAATACTATTAATATTCCATTAAATAGGAATAATGCAACAAACAAtggattaaataaaaaatttattccaAACTGCaacattattaataatactaaTATATTAAACAATAAAGTAGCTGATAATATATCACATACttgtattataaataaaagtatacatagtaatagtaataataaattgCCAAATACATGTATATTAAAAAGTACTATGCATAATGGTAATATTGcattaaataagaataatataaGTGCAATAGCtactaataataattctCTAAGTAACAATATATCAAataaagatgtatataataCATGTGATATATTAAACggaaaaatgataaataataatactgTCATTCTAAGTAATACaatgaataataatatattatataataacaaaaaaactACTTTAAAAGTgtcaaaaaatgaaaatgaaaattttttatctaaagAAGACTTACTAAATTTAACTAGAACAAAAGGTAACAATAAAGAAAAGGAATTAGAATTATGTAAATCAGTTAATAATAGTAGAGTATGTAATTATTTAAGAAATGTGGATACGAAAAGCTTACCAAAATTTCATCGTACTGTTTCTCTTAGGAatctaaatttaaaaaaaaaaaaaccagTTACAGCAACGCAAgagaatataaataatttcaaaGAAGATACGTTTGAAATAGatacaaaatatattgtaaaaaaaGCAGTGGTTATTGGTTGCAATTATGTGAATGATGAAAAAACAAGGCTATATGGATGTGTAAATGATGCTTATGTATTTTGTAGAGCTCttgtaaaatattttgattttaCTCCTGAGaatattttgttattaacGGATAGTTTACCGTCagatgcatatatatatgaagacTTTGACATAAATAGAAAGaagtatataaaagaaacaaaTAATAGTTCTAGTGATAGTGAACAAAAtgcaaaaagaaatatatttaatttatttaataaaagtgGAATGAAATaccaaaataaaaaaaatgtggaCATAAATTCATGTAACTCatgtaaaaattttgatataaaaaatgttgaTATATCTTCTCATAATatcaatttaaatttatggCCAACAaggataaatattttaaaagcaGTAAATTGGCTTGTTAGGGACTCTACTCCATTTGGTTCTTACGTTTTCTATTTTGCTGGGAAAAGTGTTCAGGTAGATAATATGAGTGGATGGGAAGGAGAAGGATATGATGAAGCATTTTTGTGTTCTGAtccatttaataaaaattctgaACATAATGTAATAACAGCTGTACAATTAAAAGATTTATTATTAAGTGTAAATTCAAATTCTCAAATGACTATAATTTTGGATTGTTCAGGTGGTCAAACTATATTAGATCCGGCAGGTACTGAAAACTCTTGGTCGTATATAAAAGGATGTAAGCAAAAAGGGATATGGCCAATTACCAATCCTACAGATAAAGTACACAAAGCTATTTATGATATAACAATATTGAATAATAGTGCTatgaagaaatatttttgtaaatcAAGATTTTCTGAATTAATAGAAGTAGAATCAACTTCTGCTATGATTGATCCTCTATTGCAATCTATTTCTTCTTTGCCGATTGCTCCGAAAGCTTATTGTCTGTGTGCAGCCACATGGGAGCAAATCTCAATAGAAGGGTTGTTTCCTATTATTGAATTTGCTAGAGTAacacaattaaaaaaatttaatgattataatgacaaaaaaaaaaatattacaaaaaaaaaaaaaaaaaacagcaAGGAAATATTATCAGATGTGCAGagattaaacaaaaaaaaaagtttttacgaaaaaaattttaacttcTCTTTAAGTATGATGaaagtattttttaatagtaacaaaaaatattctactgaagataaaaattcaaacaaatttgaagaaaaagataaatctATGAAATTATGTGCtgataatagtaataaaaacGATTTAAGAGATTCAATATGTAGTGATAGTGATAGTAATAGCTATATGTCTTCAAACACTGAAGATAGTGGAGAAAATGCTAATGAGGATAAAGATGATAATTATATTCTTGTTAGTCATGGAGTATTTACGTATTGTTTCATTGAAGCAATAATggaatttaaagaaaaagaattaaagaataatatttttgaaaaaaacaaCCAAGCATTTTTACCTATGAcactaaaaaatttaattaaccTTATTCAGCAGAAAATacaaaatgtaaaaaataacaaattaaaaaaattaaatcaaaAACCGGAATTTACTATACACCCAGGAGCTAATGCtagtattaataattatttcgTTCATTATTCAAAGAATATacattttcaaaataataaatgcaattttattaattctgatttatttccttttttaaatgttaatAAAGCTTGGGAAgagattaataaaaatactctTAGGCATAAAAAATCATTATCATTAAGTTCAACATTAATAAATAGTGCATCttctaaatattttactGAACAAAAGAaccaaataaaaaattcctATTCCTTAAGATATtaa
- a CDS encoding root hair defective 3 GTP-binding protein (RHD3) homolog, putative codes for MQSDIITQIIDYDGNIVGDLKEWMSKNKLSNLGFDYNVIAILGSQSSGKSTLLNHLFKTCFDVMNTKQGHSQTTKGLWLSYEMFQNNSSFDYANNLEHKIYNDINYLNNEKKRENNETRPTLILDVEGTDSKERGDNRLTFEHRSALFCLALADCVIVNLWYHSLGNFTASNYGLLKTVMEVNLELFQQDRNCPKTILLFAVRDWFEDFASIEIVKKKIIEDYLNRIWKEMKKPNELGDININNFFIIEVVGLSHAIIKKEDFINDVNNLRKKWINELKPLQYSRNIPSDGFAQYCNNIWSTIVKQSQLDIPSQKEMLATFRCQEIKNNVLNNINKIIKEKIDLSHHKPIDNFKEWAENDIIQKCLNDYLSDASRYKESICLKTSEELLENLFIQLQLIVDNNLNFVQRILSMKFSNELNNLYKVCSTDKNIFLFDEESNLNKKEVNYSLQKDGNQDKHDKCVYLWTNFLHNADTLEYQTLCNFFENYEKCNIEIKKKTFHEFNYKSSLNTLSTSICKDVNRIKNIQYNLLLDKVRSTIKSRFKSIDTLLITTKNTDEYWDSTLNIVIKLQENINTNLTKCFINLKDNELSRSYYHDDNDKKSEIYNNEKKEKLYFSLNDKEDNYDKNFYNAKKINIIKNKEKYISTVNEEINKKMENIDFMIELKKFYLEEIIDVLKNKFNEISENLSRIIIQRFELVFNYDEAEQPRQWKDISMLELKKIFRESKNYAFLIIEILQKNIKVEIIDDYLPNNFIKEEIIEKGKNKAKKKMQELCRDAQYIQETGGKMSLKNIPLLFWVILLLFGWNEILSFTRLFFKLNIILPLILAFILIISTCLYNGNMEVLSYINKVFFYLAKNSYNFYRHIQKVNNKSAHEDVSD; via the coding sequence ATGCAAAGCGATATTATAACTCAAATAATTGATTATGATGGCAATATAGTAGGTGACTTAAAAGAATGGATgtctaaaaataaattatcaaaTTTAGGGTTTGATTATAATGTAATAGCTATATTAGGAAGTCAAAGTAGTGGCAAAAGTACATTGttaaatcatttatttaaaacatGTTTTGATGTAATGAATACAAAACAAGGGCATAGTCAAACAACAAAAGGGTTGTGGTTAAGTTACGAAATGTTTCAAAATAATTCGAGTTTTGATTATGCAAATAACTTAGAACATAAGAtatataatgatataaattatttaaataatgagaaaaaaagagaaaataatgaaacgAGGCCAACCTTAATACTTGATGTAGAAGGAACTGATTCAAAAGAAAGGGGAGATAACAGATTAACTTTCGAGCATAGGTCAGCTTTATTTTGCTTGGCTTTAGCTGATTGTGTAATTGTTAACTTATGGTATCATTCTTTAGGAAATTTCACAGCTTCTAATTATGGATTACTAAAAACAGTAATGGAAGTAAATTTAGAATTATTCCAGCAAGATAGAAATTGCCCCAaaactattttattatttgcaGTAAGAGATTGGTTTGAAGACTTTGCATCAATAGAAAtagttaaaaagaaaataatagaagATTATTTGAATAGAATATggaaagaaatgaaaaaaccAAATGAATTAGGAGATATTAACattaataacttttttattattgagGTAGTAGGCTTGTCACATGCtatcattaaaaaagaagattttATAAATGATGTAAACAacttaagaaaaaaatggatAAACGAATTAAAGCCATTACAATATTCTAGAAATATTCCTTCTGATGGTTTTGCTCAATATTGTAATAACATATGGAGTACTATAGTAAAACAATCACAATTAGATATTCCATCtcagaaagaaatgttagcAACATTTAGATGCCAagagataaaaaataatgttcttaataatataaataaaataattaaagaaaaaatagatttATCTCATCATAAACCTATTGATAATTTTAAGGAGTGGGCGGAAAATGATATTATACAAAAATGTTTAAATGATTATTTATCTGATGCTTCAAGATATAAAGAAAGTATATGTTTAAAAACATCTGAAGAATTActagaaaatttatttatacaattACAATTAATTgttgataataatttaaattttgtaCAAAGAATATTGTCAATGAAATTTtctaatgaattaaataatttatataaagtcTGTTCAACtgataaaaacatttttttatttgatgaagaatcaaatttaaataaaaaagaagtaaaTTATTCTTTGCAAAAGGATGGAAATCAAGACAAGCACGATAAGTGTGTTTATTTATGGActaattttttacataacGCGGATACATTAGAATACCAAActctttgtaatttttttgaaaattacgaaaaatgtaatattgaaattaaaaaaaaaacatttcatgaatttaattataaatctTCGTTGAACACACTATCCACTTCAATATGTAAAGACGtaaatagaattaaaaaCATTCAATACAATCTTTTATTAGATAAAGTAAGGTCTACTATTAAAAGTAGATTTAAATCTATTGATACATTACTTATTACTACAAAAAATACTGATGAATATTGGGATTCTACATTGAATATAGTTATAAAATTACAAGAAAACATTAATACTAATTTAACTAAATGTTTTATAAATCTTAAGGATAATGAGCTATCAAGAAGTTATTACCATGatgataatgataaaaaaagtgaaatatataataatgaaaaaaaagagaaattatATTTCTCATTAAATGACAAAGAAGATAATTATgacaaaaatttttataatgcaaaaaaaattaatataattaaaaataaagaaaaatatataagcaCTGTAAATGAggaaataaataagaaaatggAGAATATAGATTTTATGATTGaattaaagaaattttatttagaagaaataattgatgttttaaaaaacaaatttaatgaaatatcAGAGAATTTATCTCGTATTATTATACAAAGATTTGAATTAGTATTTAATTATGATGAAGCTGAACAACCAAGACAGTGGAAAGATATTTCTATGTTagagttaaaaaaaatttttcgtGAATCAAAAAACTATGCTTTCTTAATAATTGAAattcttcaaaaaaatataaaagtagAAATTATTGATGATTATTTaccaaataattttattaaagaagaaataatagaaaaagggaaaaataaagcaaaaaaaaaaatgcaagaATTGTGTAGAGATGCACAGTATATACAAGAAACAGGAGGAAAGATGAGTTTAAAGAACATTCCTTTATTATTTTGGGttattttattactatttGGATGGAATGAGATATTATCATTTACTcgtcttttttttaaattaaatataattttgcCATTAATTTTAGcatttattcttattatatCTACTTGCTTATATAATGGAAATATGGAAGTATTAtcttatattaataaagtttttttttatttagcaaaaaattcttataatttttacagACATATacaaaaagtaaataataaaagtgcCCATGAAGATGTATCAGattaa
- a CDS encoding zinc finger protein, putative, with translation MGRKRLEKNIKNVKKRKRKKGSDSEDNDDIEITNNNVSLNRNVSCKFKQREKVDINLILAQDEADAFKMKSYCWTTVNGGSTSLIRRKFCIVCGFEGKYKCLKCYEHKPKSYVRYYCSLNCKKIHDESSCCKSKMLDIW, from the exons atgggGAGAAAGCGtcttgaaaaaaatataaaaaatgtaaaaaaaagaaaaagaaagaaggGATCAGATAGTGAAGATAATGATGATATCGaaataacaaataacaatGTTAGCTTGAATAGAAACGTTTCATGTAAATTTAAACAAAGAGAAAAAGTTGATATAAATTTGATTCTTGCTCAAGATGAAGCTGATGcttttaa AATGAAAAGTTATTGCTGGACAACAGTAAATGGAGGAAGCACTTCCTTaattagaagaaaattttGTATTGTATGCGGGTTTGAAGGAAAGTATAAATGCTTGAAATGCTATGAGCATAAACCCAAATCATATGTAAGATATTACTGTTCAttaaattgtaaaaaaattcatgATGAATCCTCATGTTGTAAGTCGAAAATGCTAGATATATGGTAA
- a CDS encoding small subunit rRNA dimethylase, putative gives MLCRSFIFNNSLKILTNNIKMKINRGYHNNNKSTKILKNVNEVINKKNGKRNISTSKVKSGNKMNMILYKKHGQHLLKNPGILDKIIMAAKIKSSDIVLEIGCGTGNLTIKLLPIAKKVITIDIDARMISEVKKRCLYEGYNNLEVYEGDAIKTVFPKFDICTANIPYKISSPLIFKLISHRPLFKCAVLMFQKEFAERMLANVGDSNYSRLTINVKLFCKVIKICNVNRSSFNPPPKVDSVIVKLIPKENNFLTNFDEWDNLLRICFSRKRKTLHAIFKRNAVLNMLEHNYKNWCTFNKKVPINYPFKDYCLNILKDLDMSEKRSINLDENDFLKLLLEFNKKGIHFFNISNVKNNDIYNVYLDDEEDNEQELNENNL, from the coding sequence ATGTTATGTagatcatttatttttaataattcattaaaaattctgacaaataatataaaaatgaaaataaataggGGTTAtcacaataataataaatcaacaaaaattttgaaaaatgtGAATGaagtaataaataaaaaaaatggtaaaagaaatataagtACATCAAAGGTAAAAAGCggtaataaaatgaatatgatattatataaaaagcaTGGACaacatttattaaaaaatccAGGTATAttagataaaattataatggcAGCAAAAATCAAAAGTTCAGATATAGTACTAGAAATAGGTTGTGGTACAGGTAATTTAACGATAAAATTATTGCCTATAgcaaaaaaagtaataactATAGATATAGATGCAAGAATGATTAGtgaagtaaaaaaaagatgCTTATATGAAGGctataataatttagaagTTTACGAAGGCGATGCAATTAAAACTGTTTTTCCCAAGTTTGATATATGCACAGCTAATATTCCTTATAAAATATCTAGTCCACTTATTTTTAAGTTAATTTCTCATAGACCACTATTTAAATGCGCAGTTTTAATGTTTCAAAAAGAGTTTGCCGAAAGAATGCTTGCAAACGTTGGTGATAGCAATTATAGCAGATTAACTATTAATGTAAAACTATTTTGTAAagtaattaaaatatgtaatgTTAATAGAAGTAGTTTTAATCCTCCTCCAAAAGTCGATAGTGTTATTGTTAAGCTCATACCaaaggaaaataattttttaacaaattttGATGAATGGGATAATTTATTAAGGATTTGTTTTagtagaaaaagaaaaacactCCATGCTATCTTTAAAAGAAATGCTGTTTTAAATATGTTAGaacataattataaaaactggtgtacatttaataaaaaagttcCTATTAATTATCCTTTTAAAGATTATtgcttaaatattttaaaagatcTAGATATGAGTGAAAAAAGAAGTATCAATTTAGACGAAAacgattttttaaaattattattagaattcaacaaaaaaggaatacatttttttaatatttctaatGTTAAgaataatgatatatataacgTTTATTTAGATGATGAAGAAGATAATGAACAAGAAttgaatgaaaataatttataa